A region from the Branchiostoma lanceolatum isolate klBraLanc5 chromosome 2, klBraLanc5.hap2, whole genome shotgun sequence genome encodes:
- the LOC136426834 gene encoding uncharacterized protein — protein sequence MANGYADQEQEIEELKEKIEQMQLIIDGKELKTAWQLANNTTDVKEPPADRKQGQKLQCWNCQGFGHKSFDCPSPKKFTPGQGYRQERGGGPSRRGYRGGRGG from the exons ATGGCCAACGGGTACGC AGATCAAGAACAGGAAATCGAGGAACTCAAAGAGAAGATAGAGCAAATGCAGCTCATAATTGACGGCAAAGAACT AAAGACTGCTTGGCAGCTCGCCAACAATACGACTGATGTGAAGGA ACCTCCGGCAGATCGCAAGCAGGGCCAGAA ACTCCAATGCTGGAACTGTCAAGGATTCGGCCATAAGTCATTTGACTGCCCCAGCCCCAAGAA GTTTACCCCAGGCCAGGGCTACAGGCAGGAGAGGGGTGGGGGGCCATCCAGGAGGGGATACAGGGGGGGCAGGGGTG